The Thermoplasmata archaeon genome segment TTCATCCCCACGTGCTTCATGAAGACGAGCGACTTCAGGCCGCCCACGGCCGCCGATGCGGCGACCTCCATGGCCACCTTCTCGTTGATCGCGTACTGGAACTTGAGGCCGACCTCCTTCGCGACGTCGTCGAGGACCAGGCCGATCTCCGAGGACGGCGTCCCCGGATATGTGGCTGCCAGATCCACGCCGGCCTCAAGGGCCGCGCGGGCGATCGCCTCGTTGCCCAGGAGGAGAAGCGTCTCCCCCGCCTTGGCCGCCACGATCTGCTCGTTCTCTTCGTACACGGTCGTCCCCTGCGCTGCGCAGGATCCCCCGGGAGCCACGGCCGAGTCGCCGCGCTCTCGGAAACCTGCGCTCGAGCGACTCTCTTGGAGTCACTCAACTCACCCGACTCCGCGCGATTTGGCACATGGGTATTGATTACACTTACACCCGCTAAATGACACACGCCGCACGGCAGAGTATCGAGGTGGGCAGGGAGCGGCAACCGGGACCCGACCCCGGGCCTTCCGCCGGAAGGGACGATGTAGGACAGGTTCAGAGGGTTTAAGCATCCGCAGCGCCCGTTGGGTGCCGGGCAGGCCCGCGGCCCCGCCCACCCAGGGATGCTCGTGTCGACGCCCATGGCCATCCATGTCCAAGGCCTTCGCAAGCGGTACGCGGGATTCCGGAGCGGCGTGGACGCTCTCCAGGGCGTCGATTTCGACGTACCCAAGGGCGAGGTCTTCGGCTTCCTGGGACCGAATGGCGCAGGCAAGACCACGACCCTGCGCATCCTGGCGACCGTGCTCGCGCCGTCGGGCGGGACGGCTCAGGTGGACGGGCACGACATCCGGAAAGAGCCGATGGCCGTGCGCGGCACCGTGGGCTACATGCCCGAGAAATCGGGCGCGTACCCGCTCCTCACGGGCTACCGGAACCTCGTCTACTGGGGCCGGCTGCAGGACATGGATGGATCGGAGCTGAAGGACCGCGCTCGCGCCCTCCTGAAGGAGCTCGGCCTCGAGGAGGCCGCCGACCGCAAGGTGAAGACCTACTCCCACGGCATGGGCCGGCGTCTCCTCATGGCCCAGGCCCTCATCCACGACCCACGCATCCTTCTGCTGGACGAGCCCGCGGGCGGGCTCGACCCGCAGGGGATCCGGTTCTTCCGCGACCTGGTCCGGAAGCTACAGGGCGAGGGGAAGACGATCTTCCTCTCCTCCCACATCCTGTCCGAGGTCGAGCAGACCTGCACCACGGTCGGCATCATTCACAAGGGCAAGATGCTCACCGTGGATCGCATGGACGCCCTCCGACATCGGATCGGCGCGAGCGCACTCACGCGCGTCGAGGTGGAGTGCGACATCCCGAGCCAGCCCGTAGTCCAGCAGCTCATGGCCATCCCCAAGGTGAAGATGGTCTACCAATTGCCGGACGGGATCCGCGTCGAAGCCGAGTCCGGCGCGGACATCGCGGACGAGGTGGCCCGCGTCCTCGTGACGAACCACGTGCGACTCCGCGCCGTGAAGCCCACCGAACCCACGTTGGAGGATGCGTTCATGTCGGTCCTCGGAGGCGGCGGGACATGATCGGCAATCCCTTCGCAGGCGCCGCGCGCATCGGATGGATGGAATTTTGGTCCCACCTCAAGAGTCCGAGGCTGATTGTCCTCGTGATCCTGATCGCCCTCCTCATCTTCGGCGTGTCCTACGGGATGACGCAATCCGGCCCGTCGGGCTTCGGTAACTCCATCGACCTCAACGTGTACCCCGCCGTGCGGAACGAGAGCGGATCGGATCACTACTTGGTCATCGGGTGGGTTGCGGACCAGCGAGGCGTGCCCCAGGCGGCAGCTTCCGTGTCGGTCTACCTTCAGGACTACACGAACCCTGCCTACAACGGGACGGGAAGCCTACTCACGACGATCCAGACGAATGCCTCGGGCTTCGTGGTCTACGACGCGGGGACGACCATGCCCAAGAATATCTCGTACGCGATGAAGTACGGGGACTACGGCCTCGGATCCGTTGGCTTCTACCGGGGGATGACCGACAACATCACGTTCAACGTAGGCCGCTTTACGTGGGGTACGACCTCGGGGCCGTACGGCAGCCAGAGCTCCTTCTCGTTCCAGGTCATCACCACGGACGGCTATCCCGCGACCGCAGCTGACGTGTACGTCGACGGCAACTTCTCCGGACATCCCGACGCGAACGGCTTCTACAACGGGCCTCTGACCGAGGGGAATCACCTCGTGAACATCACCTACCAAGGATCCAGGGTGACCCAACCCGTCATGACACCTCCGTCCTACGGACCGGCGTACGAGAACGGGGCGGACGCGGTCCTCATCACCCTCGTGGGCAGCTTCATGGGGTTGGTCCTTCCCATCATGGCAATCGCCGTCTCGTTCGACGCCATTGCGCGCGAGCGCGCTCAGGGGTCCCTGGAACTCCTTCTCGCGCGCAGGATCCGGCGGGAAGGGATTCTCACCGGGAAATTCCTGGGCGCCTTCGCGGCCATCGCGGTACCCATCGTAGCTGTGCTTCTCGCGGGGATTGCCGTCGTGACCTCGATCTCGGGGCGCGCGCCGACGCTCACATTCGCCCTGGCGGTCTTCGGTGCCAGTCTCTTCCTGATTGCCGTGTACGTGCTCCTTATGCTCCTGTTCTCGACCCTGGCGAAGAGCGTCGGAACCGCCGTTGTGTTCGGCGTGGTCACGTGGCTCTTCTTCAACCTGATCTTCTCGTTCATCACGACCTTCCTGCTCCTCTCGTCGGGCGGGTTCTACCTCAGCCCGAACTACTACTCCACGCTGCTGACGGTCTATCTCTTCGACCCGAACATGGTATTCCAACTGCTCCTGGGGGCGGCCGTCCCCTCCACCGGGGGAGGGTACCTCTTTGGCATCGTCGTCCCAACCGGATACCTGTCCGTCGCGGCGATCCTCCTCGCTGCCGCGCTCTGGATCGCGGTCCCCTTCGTCTTGACCATCCTTGTCTTCCGCAGGAAGGCGGAGAGCTGAATCGGCGGAGCCGGACGCGGAAGGTCTATCTTCCACCGGTTCCATGGACCGACACGTGGCGTCTGCGGAGCAGGAATCGGAGCACCGCCTACTGTTCGAACTCGCGAAAGAGGCGTTCACGAAGCAGGTCGCCACGCGCGTGCGGCCGCTCTCGCGCGGATTCGTGGAACGCTGGATGAAGGGCGAGTTCTGGCTCTACGCCGACGTGGTACGGCGTCACGCCACGGAGCTTCGTGCGTACAAGCCCGTGGTCCTCGAGGTACTCCAGGCGACGAGCGTCGACGAGATGCTCGACATCTGCCGGAGGACGCGTCCCGATCTCACGTACCTCTGGCACGACCCGGCGGCGCACGTGAGACTGTCGCGTGAGATCGACGAAGCGATCCAGGCCGTCCGCGCGTTGTGAGAGCACGGGCCCAAACTACTTACGCCCCACGCGGCATTGCTCGACGGGGTCTTCCATGTCCGTCGTTGAAGTCCGTACCCTCAAGGAGGTCGACCTGAAGGGCGGCACGGTGGTCGCGGCCTTCCCAAGCGTCGGGCTCGTGAGC includes the following:
- a CDS encoding ABC transporter permease produces the protein MIGNPFAGAARIGWMEFWSHLKSPRLIVLVILIALLIFGVSYGMTQSGPSGFGNSIDLNVYPAVRNESGSDHYLVIGWVADQRGVPQAAASVSVYLQDYTNPAYNGTGSLLTTIQTNASGFVVYDAGTTMPKNISYAMKYGDYGLGSVGFYRGMTDNITFNVGRFTWGTTSGPYGSQSSFSFQVITTDGYPATAADVYVDGNFSGHPDANGFYNGPLTEGNHLVNITYQGSRVTQPVMTPPSYGPAYENGADAVLITLVGSFMGLVLPIMAIAVSFDAIARERAQGSLELLLARRIRREGILTGKFLGAFAAIAVPIVAVLLAGIAVVTSISGRAPTLTFALAVFGASLFLIAVYVLLMLLFSTLAKSVGTAVVFGVVTWLFFNLIFSFITTFLLLSSGGFYLSPNYYSTLLTVYLFDPNMVFQLLLGAAVPSTGGGYLFGIVVPTGYLSVAAILLAAALWIAVPFVLTILVFRRKAES
- a CDS encoding ABC transporter ATP-binding protein: MGAGQARGPAHPGMLVSTPMAIHVQGLRKRYAGFRSGVDALQGVDFDVPKGEVFGFLGPNGAGKTTTLRILATVLAPSGGTAQVDGHDIRKEPMAVRGTVGYMPEKSGAYPLLTGYRNLVYWGRLQDMDGSELKDRARALLKELGLEEAADRKVKTYSHGMGRRLLMAQALIHDPRILLLDEPAGGLDPQGIRFFRDLVRKLQGEGKTIFLSSHILSEVEQTCTTVGIIHKGKMLTVDRMDALRHRIGASALTRVEVECDIPSQPVVQQLMAIPKVKMVYQLPDGIRVEAESGADIADEVARVLVTNHVRLRAVKPTEPTLEDAFMSVLGGGGT